The proteins below come from a single Trachemys scripta elegans isolate TJP31775 chromosome 16, CAS_Tse_1.0, whole genome shotgun sequence genomic window:
- the LOC117888482 gene encoding adhesion G protein-coupled receptor L1-like — protein MGNHLLTNPVLQTRGGTSPYNTLIAESVGFNPSSPPVFNSPGSFRESKHPLNNSRDACGMDTLPLNGNFNNSYSLRSADFPAEGAKMADCRRNLSDAAAFEKMIISELVHNNLRGGAGGTAKGAPPPGGAGPAEPSNPSGPPAPPSGGGPGEEEAAAPEGPALSHEENLEIELMYKALEEPLLLQRAQSILYQSDLEESESCTADLTEGGDGQAPSPNRDSLYTSMTNLRDSPYPDSSPEAVGEILPHTQAINEIYYTNRPALVPRSQLQAYYQVRRPSTDGYLVQAGLEGPVPEGDGQMQLVTSL, from the exons ATGGGGAACCACCTGCTGACCAACCCGGTGCTGCAGACCCGGGGCGGCACCAGCCCCTACAACACCCTCATCGCTGAGTCCGTGGGCTTCAACCCCTCCTCGCCCCCCGTCTTCAACTCCCCAG GGAGCTTCCGAGAGTCCA AGCACCCCCTGAACAACAGCCGGGACGCCTGCGGCATGGACACCCTGCCCCTCAACGGCAACTTCAACAACAGCTACTCCCTCCGCAGTGCTGACTTCCCGGCCGAGGGCGCCAAGATGGCCGACTGCCGGCGCAACCTCAGCGACGCCGCCGCCTTCGAGAAGATGATCATCTCGGAGCTGGTGCACAACAACCTGCGCGGGGGCGCCGGCGGCACGGCCAAGGGGGCACCCCCTCCGGGGGGGGCCGGCCCGGCCGAGCCCAGCAACCCCTCcggcccgcccgccccccccagcgGCGGCGGTCctggcgaggaggaggcggcggcgcccGAGGGCCCGGCCCTGAGCCACGAGGAGAACCTGGAGATCGAACTCATGTACAAGGCCCTGGAGGAGCCGCTGCTTCTGCAACGGGCTCAGTCGATCCTTTACCAGAGCGACCTGGAGGAGTCCGAGAGCTGCACGGCTGACCTGACCGAGGGCGGAGACggccaggccccctcccccaacagggACTCCTTGTACACCAGTATGACCAACCTGAGAGACTCCCCTTACCCGGACAGCAGCCCCGAGGCGGTGGGGGaaatcctcccccacacccaagccATCAACGAAATCTACTACACCAACCGGCCCGCCCTGGTGCCCCGCAGCCAGCTCCAAGCCTACTACCAGGTCCGGAGACCGAGCACTGACGGCTACTTGGTTCAAGCCGGCTTAGAGGGCCCAGTGCCGGAGGGAGACGGTCAAATGCAGCTGGTCACCAGTCTCTGA
- the LOC117888483 gene encoding adhesion G protein-coupled receptor E5-like: protein MDPARRLLPLGLCIALCLWATVAQNNGVQGTTEDCNNHVLCPANATCVNNTHCTCLDGYQSHGNRLFNDTTEICDDINECLGPSPPDCGRNAYCANVAGSYYCTCIDGYEPSPGKAKFMNASENTCQDIDECQGPSPADCGPHANCTNVPGNYSCTCIDGYEPSSGKANFTHTSGDTCQGELSPDPHLLTPPPLMPILSKGPHLGCCRLWQWPEASVRL from the exons GGCTCTGCATCGCCCTGTGCCTGTGGGCCACAGTGGCCCAGAATAACGGCGTACAAG GTACCACTGAGGACTGTAACAACCATGTGCTATGCCCAGCAAACGCCACGTGTGTGAACAACACCCACTGCACCTGCCTGGATGGATACCAGTCACATGGGAATCGCCTCTTCAATGACACAACGGAGATCTGTGACG ATATTAACGAGTGTCTGGGGCCGAGCCCGCCAGACTGCGGACGCAACGCATACTGCGCCAACGTGGCTGGGAGTTACTACTGCACCTGCATCGATGGCTACGAGCCCAGCCCTGGGAAAGCCAAATTCATGAACGCGAGTGAGAACACCTGCCAGG ATATTGACGAGTGTCAGGGCCCGAGCCCGGCAGACTGTGGACCCCACGCAAACTGCACCAATGTGCCTGGGAATTACTCCTGCACCTGCATCGATGGCTAcgagcccagctctgggaaagccAACTTCACTCACACAAGTGGGGACACCTGCCagggtgagctctcccctgacccccacctgctgacacccccacccctcatgCCCATTCTCAGCAAGGGGCCGCACCTGGGCTGCTGCCGGCTTTGGCAGTGGCCCGAGGCCTCAGTGAGGCTGTGA